The Salvia splendens isolate huo1 unplaced genomic scaffold, SspV2 ctg629, whole genome shotgun sequence genome has a window encoding:
- the LOC121790808 gene encoding uncharacterized protein LOC121790808, which yields MKSLQLNPQPQAVTVMKCGLCQGGHHTDQCPSLQGPPVDDVNYIGNHHQGFNQSNQYNNQQNWRPQQATWNQAGPSNTSGTQWRYNTQPPGYENKPSVEDQLGQILSFMTKSQKENDYFKEKTVEKFGQLEATMRNLETQIGQIATASHTRIPNAIPSDTVPNPKGFEQCKAVKLRSGKDLESPIMLDAQNGSTSCTQGGQDLIAKKEKIQDDGVVILSAFCSQFVKGKMPAKRRDPGSCVIPCEMGDKKFPKCLLDQGSGISLMALKTARSIGLEARIEPIDIDLQLADHSIVKPKEMEEDKDMPILFGRPFLATGDVVIETKTNTVMFRVDGENVVIKQEKAGKRLL from the exons ATGAAGTCTCTTCAACTGAATCCTCAACCTCAAGCAGTGACTGTGATGAAGTGTGGACTGTGCCAAGGTGGACATCATACGGATCAATGTCCAAGTCTTCAAGGGCCACCAGTGGATGACGTGAACTACATTGGTAACCATCATCAAGGTTTCAACCAAAGCAACCAATACAACAATCAGCAGAATTGGAGGCCTCAACAAGCAACCTGGAATCAAGCTGGTCCTAGCAACACTTCGGGGACTCAATGGAGGTACAACACTCAACCTCCGGGTTATGAGAATAAGCCATCAGTCGAGGATCAATTGGGACAGATTCTCTCGTTTATGActaagagtcaaaaggagaatgaCTACTTCAAAGAAAAGACCGTGGAAAAATTTGGGCAGTTAGAAGCTACAATGAGGAATCTTGAGACTCAAATTGGGCAGATTGCTACAGCATCTCACACAAGAATTCCTAATGCTATCCCGAGTGATACGGTGCCCAATCCTAAAGGTTTTGAACAGTGCAAGGCAGTTAAGTTAAGAAGTGGAAAGGATCTTGAGTCTCCAATCATGCTAGATGCACAAAATGGCTCGACATCTTGCACGCAGGGTGGACAA GATCTTATTGCGAAAAAGGAGAAGATACAAGACGATGGTGTGGTGATATTGAGCGCATTTTGCTCACAATTTGTGAAGGGAAAGATGCCGGCAAAGAGAAGAGACCCTGGAAGCTGTGTGATCCCATGTGAGATGGGAGATAAGAAGTTCCCAAAGTGCCTACTTGATCAAGGCTCGGGAATATCATTGATGGCTCTGAAAACCGCACGGTCAATCGGTCTAGAAGCGAGGATTGAACCAATCGACATTGACCTACAATTGGCGGATCATTCAATTGTGAAACCAAAAG AGATGGAAGAGGATAAGGATATGCCTATCCTATTTGGTAGGCCATTTTTAGCAACCGGTGATGTTGTGATAGAGACCAAGACAAATACGGTCATGTTTCGAGTAGATGGAGAGaatgtggtgatcaagcaagagAAGGCGGGGAAACGCCTATTGTAG